A genomic window from Terrisporobacter glycolicus ATCC 14880 = DSM 1288 includes:
- a CDS encoding sulfite exporter TauE/SafE family protein, which yields MLVGIIGFFAGIIGGMGMGGGTILIPALVLFSNIDPKLAQSINLISSIPMTIAALIIHIKNKNVEYELVLPIAIFGMAAAIGGSLLAEYLNSEILRKAFGVFLFFIGLYEIKKGIYDNNNK from the coding sequence GAATTATTGGTGGAATGGGAATGGGCGGTGGAACCATACTAATTCCTGCCTTGGTCTTATTTTCAAATATAGACCCTAAGTTAGCACAAAGTATAAACTTAATTTCTTCCATACCAATGACTATTGCAGCATTAATTATCCATATAAAAAATAAAAATGTAGAATATGAGTTAGTACTTCCCATAGCCATATTCGGTATGGCAGCTGCCATAGGTGGCTCTTTATTAGCCGAATATCTAAACTCAGAAATACTACGAAAAGCATTTGGAGTATTTTTATTTTTCATAGGACTATATGAAATAAAAAAAGGTATTTATGATAACAATAATAAATAA
- a CDS encoding tetratricopeptide repeat protein: MLKNIVLIILCNLLMYFIIMIVTRINRRRCNKHSTEKSKENKIKELNAKVSHLEKKLLIQDILNHINIESEINEKIYYANKIIEAYKGEPVGYYFRGNLYIEFERYEEAIKDFDKTIQLDKKYKEAYRCKGVCLSRQGYYYEALQNYKKAIEIDEDYEVVHYNMGVCYSKLKKYIKAIDCYTKALHLDKNDISAYYNRGRNYSRITRYDDAISDFTKAIELEKFDDRLYYNRGIAYSLLEKHEEALKDYKKAIDINQDFADVYYYAGFSYYLLEEYYEALEYFNTALEMNSGYEQAYYGRALVNLKIDNYKEAIKDLNEVLYLNDNNAKAYYKRAIALDNLDRHEEAIKDFTKAIELDYKDENIYYNRGTSKSLIRDLEGAKKDLTTALTYNSEEFRIYDVRGMINLELEEYEEAIDDFTSSLSLLQSSISYYYRGLAYYELRQYDNAIADFTKSIEIDPDDLKAYQNRGDAYCNMGNYDEAIKDFSMVSQLEENLK, translated from the coding sequence ATGTTAAAAAATATAGTATTAATTATTTTATGTAATTTATTAATGTATTTTATCATAATGATAGTCACAAGAATTAATAGAAGAAGATGTAATAAGCATTCTACTGAGAAAAGTAAAGAAAATAAGATAAAAGAATTAAATGCAAAAGTAAGTCACTTAGAGAAAAAATTACTTATTCAAGATATTTTAAATCATATAAATATAGAAAGTGAGATTAATGAAAAAATCTACTATGCCAATAAAATCATTGAAGCATATAAAGGTGAACCTGTAGGATATTATTTTAGGGGAAACTTGTATATAGAGTTTGAAAGGTATGAAGAAGCAATAAAAGATTTTGATAAAACTATTCAGCTCGATAAAAAGTATAAGGAAGCATATAGATGTAAAGGAGTTTGTTTATCTAGGCAAGGCTATTATTATGAAGCCTTACAAAATTATAAAAAGGCTATAGAGATTGACGAAGATTATGAAGTAGTTCATTATAATATGGGTGTTTGTTATTCTAAATTAAAAAAATATATAAAGGCCATAGACTGTTATACAAAAGCTTTACACTTAGATAAAAATGATATTAGTGCATATTATAACAGAGGAAGAAACTATAGCAGGATAACTAGATATGATGATGCTATATCAGATTTTACAAAAGCCATAGAGTTAGAAAAATTTGATGATAGACTATATTATAATCGAGGAATTGCTTATTCACTTTTAGAAAAACATGAAGAAGCACTAAAAGACTATAAAAAAGCTATTGATATTAATCAAGACTTTGCAGATGTATATTATTATGCAGGTTTTTCGTACTATTTATTAGAAGAGTATTATGAAGCTCTAGAATATTTTAATACGGCTTTAGAAATGAATAGTGGATATGAGCAAGCCTACTATGGTAGAGCTTTAGTGAATTTGAAAATAGATAATTATAAAGAAGCTATAAAAGATCTTAACGAAGTGTTATATTTAAATGATAATAATGCAAAGGCTTATTATAAAAGAGCCATTGCTTTAGATAATTTAGATAGACATGAAGAAGCGATAAAAGATTTTACAAAAGCTATTGAATTAGACTATAAAGATGAAAATATTTATTATAATAGAGGTACTTCGAAATCATTAATAAGGGACTTGGAAGGGGCGAAAAAAGATCTAACTACTGCCTTAACGTATAATTCTGAAGAGTTTAGGATATATGATGTAAGAGGTATGATAAATTTAGAGCTGGAAGAATATGAAGAAGCTATAGATGACTTCACTTCTTCATTAAGTTTGCTCCAAAGTTCCATATCCTATTACTACAGAGGTTTAGCATATTACGAACTGAGACAATATGATAATGCTATAGCAGATTTTACAAAATCCATTGAAATAGACCCGGATGATTTAAAAGCATATCAAAATAGAGGAGATGCATATTGTAATATGGGAAATTATGATGAAGCAATAAAAGATTTTTCTATGGTATCTCAACTAGAAGAAAACTTAAAATAA
- a CDS encoding YigZ family protein: MSSYKTLHKFGSDEYIVEKSTFIGYAKPINTEEEAIEFVNEIKKKHKDATHNVWAYTVGENMNIQRYSDDGEPQGTAGIPTLEVIKKEDLRDVVVVVTRYFGGIKLGAGGLVRAYTKGAKIGIEAGIVIEKVKYTEVKIKIEYTQLGKIQNEIMNLGFTVKDTIYSEDVEIIVYSKVEDVESLRERMIDITSATADVSLGDEYYLSEKDGELIL; encoded by the coding sequence ATGAGTAGTTATAAAACATTACATAAGTTTGGATCAGATGAATATATAGTTGAAAAATCAACATTTATAGGATATGCAAAACCCATAAATACAGAAGAGGAAGCTATAGAGTTTGTTAATGAAATAAAGAAAAAACACAAGGATGCAACTCATAACGTATGGGCTTATACTGTTGGGGAAAATATGAACATACAAAGATATAGTGATGACGGCGAACCTCAAGGAACAGCTGGTATCCCTACTCTAGAAGTAATAAAAAAGGAAGATTTGAGAGATGTGGTAGTTGTTGTAACAAGATATTTTGGGGGTATAAAATTAGGTGCAGGGGGATTAGTTCGTGCTTATACTAAAGGTGCAAAAATAGGTATAGAAGCAGGAATTGTAATTGAAAAAGTTAAATATACTGAAGTAAAGATTAAAATTGAATACACACAACTTGGTAAAATACAAAATGAAATAATGAATCTTGGCTTTACAGTTAAGGATACTATATATTCAGAAGATGTGGAAATAATAGTATATTCAAAAGTTGAAGATGTAGAATCATTAAGGGAGAGAATGATTGATATAACAAGCGCAACAGCAGACGTAAGTTTAGGAGATGAATACTATTTATCAGAAAAGGATGGTGAATTAATATTATAA
- a CDS encoding NUDIX domain-containing protein, which yields MIVRRCAGGVVFYANKVLLLKNDRHEWTLPKGKVIEGQLAADSAVSRVKNETGVDACPLVVAGDTMYEFYSRSRKQQVCNAIVWYVMEAENPEYIIREDFLDGGFFKIKDAMDMLSHNKEKALVDVSYKKYKEEKKSNTEIAK from the coding sequence ATGATAGTAAGACGTTGTGCAGGTGGAGTTGTTTTTTACGCAAATAAAGTACTTTTATTAAAAAATGATAGACATGAATGGACATTGCCAAAAGGAAAAGTTATTGAAGGTCAGTTGGCAGCAGATAGTGCTGTAAGTAGAGTAAAGAACGAGACAGGAGTAGATGCTTGTCCATTAGTAGTAGCAGGAGATACTATGTATGAATTTTACTCAAGAAGTAGAAAACAACAAGTTTGTAATGCCATAGTTTGGTATGTAATGGAAGCTGAAAACCCAGAATACATAATAAGAGAAGATTTTTTAGATGGTGGTTTCTTCAAAATCAAAGATGCCATGGATATGTTATCTCATAACAAAGAAAAAGCGTTAGTTGATGTTTCATATAAAAAATACAAAGAAGAAAAGAAAAGTAATACAGAAATTGCAAAGTAA
- a CDS encoding HEAT repeat domain-containing protein, translating to MDINWSNFDQLEDHFITYLLYKESKTVPQISKIRNISTIEVKDQLIKAKLEIKSMSKNKIESSKDILDKYLELEKSERLDFIDELGLDEDRILKFKRELYKRIRLEKNAEDLIILIWTTGELKEEKYLDLLHSLTMHRHSDVRRITYSAIRKIQSPKSRSCLEKGLYDSNPQTRQYCAKALSVVGNNNSLQILRKLLLKSNYEKEYVLRAYEEAIKALEEESF from the coding sequence ATGGATATAAATTGGAGTAATTTTGACCAACTTGAAGATCACTTCATTACCTATCTTCTTTATAAGGAGTCCAAGACAGTACCACAAATAAGTAAAATTAGAAACATATCTACAATTGAAGTAAAGGATCAACTAATTAAGGCAAAACTAGAGATAAAGTCAATGTCTAAGAATAAAATTGAAAGCTCTAAAGACATATTAGATAAGTATTTGGAGCTAGAAAAATCTGAGAGACTTGATTTTATTGACGAATTAGGTTTAGATGAAGACAGGATATTAAAGTTCAAAAGAGAGCTTTATAAAAGGATCAGGCTAGAAAAAAATGCTGAAGATCTAATAATTTTAATATGGACTACTGGGGAATTAAAAGAGGAAAAATATTTAGATTTATTACACTCTCTAACAATGCATAGACATTCAGATGTTAGAAGAATTACATACTCAGCTATTAGAAAAATCCAGTCGCCTAAAAGTAGATCATGCTTAGAAAAGGGATTATACGATTCTAATCCACAGACTAGACAGTATTGTGCAAAAGCTTTATCTGTAGTTGGCAACAATAATAGTTTACAAATTTTAAGAAAACTATTATTGAAAAGTAATTATGAAAAAGAATATGTATTAAGAGCTTATGAAGAAGCAATTAAAGCTCTTGAGGAAGAAAGTTTTTAG
- the hflX gene encoding GTPase HflX: protein MEKQQERALLIGLNITTNVKRIDDIDINESMEELKELTKAAGAEVVGSLIQNRPSIDAAYYVGKGKVEELRAYCEATDATMVIFNDELSGAHIRNLEEAIGRKVIDRTTLILDIFAQRALSKEGKLQVELAQLRYRMPRLYGMGGEMSRTGAGIGTRGPGEQKLEIDKRIILNKIADIRRELKEVSKNRETQRVQRMKSNMPIVALVGYTNAGKSTLLNELIKTHKDYEEEKEVFVKNMLFATLDVTLRKATLPNKRDFLVVDTVGFVSKLPHDLVNAFKATLEEVQYADLILHVIDATNSSYELQKQTTESVLKDLEVGEKKTIIVYNKVDKLELDIYPKNQKDKVYISAKKGINMDKLLKLIEEALMEDTHEVSLLLPYERGDIFSKLKDKYNVNDFNYEENGISVDVNLDEEDYNIYKDYIK, encoded by the coding sequence ATGGAAAAACAACAAGAAAGAGCCTTACTTATAGGACTTAATATAACAACAAATGTGAAAAGAATAGATGACATAGATATAAACGAATCAATGGAAGAGTTAAAAGAATTAACTAAGGCTGCTGGAGCAGAGGTTGTTGGAAGCTTAATTCAAAATAGACCATCTATTGATGCAGCGTACTATGTTGGAAAAGGTAAGGTAGAAGAACTTAGAGCATACTGTGAAGCTACGGATGCTACTATGGTAATTTTCAACGACGAATTATCGGGAGCTCATATAAGAAACTTAGAAGAAGCTATAGGCAGAAAAGTTATAGATAGGACTACACTTATATTAGATATATTTGCTCAAAGAGCCCTAAGTAAAGAAGGGAAGCTACAAGTTGAACTTGCCCAGCTTAGATATAGAATGCCAAGACTGTATGGTATGGGTGGAGAAATGAGTAGAACTGGTGCAGGGATTGGAACAAGAGGACCAGGAGAACAAAAATTAGAAATAGACAAAAGGATTATACTAAATAAAATAGCAGATATAAGAAGAGAATTAAAAGAAGTATCAAAAAACAGAGAAACTCAAAGAGTTCAAAGAATGAAATCAAATATGCCAATAGTTGCATTAGTTGGATATACAAATGCAGGAAAATCAACTTTATTAAACGAATTAATAAAAACACACAAAGATTATGAAGAGGAAAAAGAAGTATTTGTAAAAAATATGCTGTTTGCTACACTAGATGTAACTTTAAGAAAAGCAACTTTACCTAATAAAAGAGATTTTTTAGTTGTAGATACAGTTGGATTTGTAAGCAAACTTCCACATGACTTGGTAAATGCTTTCAAAGCTACGCTTGAAGAGGTTCAATATGCAGATTTAATACTTCATGTTATCGATGCAACTAATAGTAGTTATGAACTTCAAAAGCAAACAACAGAATCTGTTTTAAAAGATTTAGAAGTTGGCGAGAAGAAAACAATTATAGTATATAACAAAGTTGATAAGCTAGAACTTGATATTTATCCAAAAAATCAAAAAGATAAAGTATATATTTCTGCAAAAAAAGGAATAAATATGGATAAGTTATTAAAACTAATTGAAGAAGCCTTAATGGAAGATACTCATGAAGTAAGCCTTTTACTTCCTTATGAAAGAGGAGATATATTTAGCAAATTAAAAGACAAATACAATGTTAATGATTTTAATTATGAAGAAAATGGTATTTCTGTTGATGTAAATTTAGATGAAGAAGATTATAATATATATAAGGACTATATAAAATAA
- a CDS encoding cysteine-rich small domain-containing protein, with the protein MSENYKFFNHKECEYFPCHKTNDPDNFNCLFCYCPLYALKDKCGGNFRYTDSGIKDCSKCTLPHRRDNYDYIIGKFQDIINITRKDD; encoded by the coding sequence ATGAGTGAAAATTATAAATTCTTTAATCATAAAGAATGTGAATACTTTCCTTGTCATAAAACAAATGACCCTGACAATTTTAATTGTCTATTTTGTTATTGTCCCCTTTATGCTCTAAAAGATAAGTGTGGAGGCAATTTCAGATACACTGATAGCGGTATTAAAGATTGTTCTAAATGTACTCTTCCTCATAGAAGAGATAATTATGATTATATTATTGGAAAATTTCAAGATATTATTAATATAACTAGAAAAGATGATTAA
- a CDS encoding TIGR01906 family membrane protein, whose protein sequence is MKRLLNILISFSLAIFIISGSVILGLRCKSLYYYDVKKLNISEMSGFTEEEIKQNYDYLIDYNLNKNVEEFHLPTIKYSKEGKIHFEEVRNIFQIVKNVFYISGLISVLGIILSIKNKNIKFLNTASIMTILLPIITAIPLMINFNYFFIKFHEAVFSNDYWIFDPSIDPVINMLPQDVFFHIGVFILAIILMISILLQISYRILNKRYK, encoded by the coding sequence ATGAAAAGATTATTAAATATCTTAATTTCATTTTCACTGGCTATTTTTATAATTAGTGGTTCAGTTATATTAGGTTTAAGGTGCAAGAGTTTATATTATTATGATGTGAAAAAATTAAACATAAGTGAAATGAGTGGATTTACTGAAGAAGAGATTAAGCAAAACTATGATTATTTAATTGATTATAATCTAAATAAAAATGTGGAAGAATTTCATTTGCCTACAATCAAATATTCTAAAGAAGGAAAAATTCATTTTGAAGAAGTAAGGAATATCTTTCAGATAGTTAAAAATGTGTTTTATATAAGTGGCCTAATTTCTGTTTTGGGCATTATTTTAAGTATTAAAAATAAAAATATAAAATTTTTAAATACTGCATCTATAATGACCATATTACTACCCATAATTACAGCTATTCCGCTTATGATTAATTTTAATTATTTCTTTATAAAATTTCATGAGGCAGTATTTTCAAATGATTATTGGATTTTTGATCCGAGCATAGACCCAGTAATTAATATGTTGCCACAAGATGTGTTTTTTCATATAGGAGTATTTATTTTAGCAATAATACTTATGATAAGTATTTTGCTACAAATATCTTATAGAATATTAAATAAAAGATATAAATAA
- a CDS encoding ABC-F family ATP-binding cassette domain-containing protein: protein MKMLVVENVSHGFGARVILENVSFRLKKGEHIALVGANGEGKSSFLNIITKKLMPDAGNIKWSSRATVGYLDQHSVLEKGNTIKDILRGAFKHMFELEQEMLAMYDKMGEASDEEMTKLLEETAEIQTILENSGFYTIDAKIQEVANGLGLGEVGLDRDVDDLSGGQRTKVLLTKLLLESPTILILDEPTNHLDEEHIVWLTRYLQEYENSFILVSHDVPFINDTCNVIYHIENGELTRYKGNYDEFVRLNEIKKKQEESAYERQVEERRKLEDFVQRNKARVATRGMANSRQKVLDKMEVLERPKEKIKPTFNFRNARAASRFIFQTDNLVLGYNDPLTKPLNFQLERGQKIALKGMNGIGKSTLLRTLLGMQKAFDGSVQLGDYLEVGYFEQESSKDNYNTALDDVWNEYPVLTNYEVRQALAKCGLSNEHITSQVRVLSGGEAAKVRLCKLMLKDINFLVLDEPTNHLDVEAKDELKKAIKEFKGTVLLVCHEPEFYSDIVDDVWNIEDFTTKIV, encoded by the coding sequence GTGAAAATGCTTGTAGTAGAAAATGTCAGTCATGGATTCGGGGCTAGAGTTATACTAGAAAATGTATCTTTTAGACTTAAAAAAGGTGAACATATAGCACTTGTTGGTGCAAATGGAGAAGGTAAATCTAGTTTTTTAAATATAATAACAAAAAAACTTATGCCAGATGCAGGAAATATAAAATGGTCTTCAAGAGCAACTGTTGGTTACTTAGATCAGCATTCAGTTCTTGAAAAAGGAAATACAATAAAAGATATTCTTAGAGGTGCCTTTAAGCACATGTTTGAATTAGAGCAAGAAATGCTTGCTATGTATGACAAAATGGGTGAAGCAAGTGACGAGGAGATGACTAAACTTCTTGAGGAAACTGCTGAAATCCAAACAATATTAGAAAATAGTGGATTCTATACAATAGATGCAAAAATCCAAGAAGTAGCTAACGGATTAGGTCTTGGAGAAGTGGGACTAGATAGAGATGTTGATGATTTAAGTGGAGGACAAAGAACAAAAGTACTTTTAACTAAATTACTTTTAGAAAGTCCAACAATACTTATACTTGATGAGCCTACTAACCACTTAGATGAGGAACATATAGTATGGCTTACTAGATATCTTCAAGAATACGAAAACAGTTTTATTTTGGTATCACATGATGTTCCATTTATAAATGATACTTGTAACGTAATTTATCATATAGAAAATGGTGAGCTTACTAGATACAAAGGTAACTACGATGAGTTTGTAAGACTTAATGAAATTAAGAAAAAACAAGAAGAAAGTGCTTATGAAAGACAAGTTGAAGAAAGAAGAAAGCTTGAAGATTTCGTTCAAAGAAATAAAGCAAGAGTTGCTACTCGTGGGATGGCTAACTCAAGACAGAAAGTTCTAGATAAAATGGAAGTTTTAGAAAGACCAAAAGAGAAAATAAAACCAACATTTAACTTTAGAAATGCTAGAGCAGCTTCTAGATTTATATTCCAAACAGACAACTTAGTATTAGGTTATAATGATCCTTTAACTAAACCATTAAACTTCCAATTAGAAAGAGGGCAAAAAATAGCTCTTAAAGGGATGAATGGTATAGGTAAATCTACATTACTTAGAACTTTACTTGGAATGCAAAAAGCATTTGATGGTTCAGTACAGTTAGGTGATTATTTAGAAGTAGGATATTTCGAGCAAGAGTCTTCAAAGGACAACTACAATACTGCTTTAGATGATGTATGGAATGAATATCCAGTATTAACAAACTATGAAGTAAGACAAGCACTAGCTAAGTGCGGTCTTTCAAATGAGCACATAACTTCTCAAGTTAGAGTTCTTAGCGGGGGAGAAGCGGCTAAGGTTAGACTTTGTAAGTTAATGCTTAAAGATATAAACTTCTTAGTACTTGACGAACCTACTAACCACTTAGACGTAGAAGCTAAGGATGAACTAAAGAAAGCAATAAAAGAGTTCAAAGGAACTGTTTTATTAGTTTGTCATGAACCTGAATTCTACAGTGATATAGTAGATGATGTGTGGAATATAGAAGATTTCACAACTAAAATAGTATAA
- a CDS encoding zinc dependent phospholipase C family protein: MKNRLEKACGRIISQTFRVVNPIKKKIIDTNCEVHLFIQKSAIDVLREEGYEKQFQFYNNFESYINKGLVWADQDFKSYFHFYNPEDKRGMYGHTTNAMTLANTYYKNALHFINKDDYENGMAYFGAMCHVIQDVTIPQHAKRKLLDSHKQFENYVKLNYRKVKRFKTKEGPLVYNNISEYVESNSRSALNFDYMYKNVHEDKTKFYLVAFNALNLAQRSTAGCMLMFYDDLDMIRKKEKVNKYN, from the coding sequence ATGAAAAATCGTTTAGAAAAGGCTTGTGGTAGGATAATATCTCAAACTTTTAGAGTAGTGAATCCTATTAAAAAGAAAATAATAGATACAAACTGCGAAGTACATTTATTTATTCAAAAAAGTGCAATAGATGTACTAAGAGAAGAAGGTTATGAAAAACAGTTTCAATTTTATAATAATTTTGAGTCATATATAAATAAAGGATTAGTATGGGCGGATCAAGATTTTAAGTCATATTTCCATTTTTATAATCCAGAAGACAAAAGAGGAATGTATGGACATACTACAAATGCCATGACATTGGCAAATACTTATTACAAAAATGCATTACACTTTATTAATAAAGATGATTATGAAAACGGAATGGCTTATTTTGGAGCTATGTGCCATGTAATTCAAGATGTAACCATACCTCAACATGCTAAAAGAAAACTACTAGATAGTCATAAACAATTTGAGAATTACGTAAAATTAAATTATAGAAAAGTAAAACGTTTTAAAACTAAGGAAGGTCCTTTAGTTTATAATAATATAAGCGAATATGTAGAGTCTAACTCTAGAAGTGCTTTGAACTTTGACTATATGTACAAAAATGTACATGAAGATAAAACTAAGTTTTATCTAGTAGCTTTTAATGCATTAAATCTTGCCCAAAGAAGTACAGCTGGATGTATGCTAATGTTCTATGATGATTTAGATATGATAAGAAAAAAAGAAAAAGTAAATAAATATAATTAA
- a CDS encoding N-acetylmuramoyl-L-alanine amidase family protein produces MKVYKVFLIMIMVLGIIFIGKSDPMKNLYKNSASIITGLKIDDKDKDSTKNAKKKEKVEKYLICIDPGHQAKGDWKSEPVGPGSSYQKARVSSGTVGISTKKPEYILNLEASEVLKHILISKGFDIIMTRESHNVNISNRERATFANDHNANMVIRIHADGSDDTSITGASILIPSQKGKYTSSIFEASYECANLIKNKMDDGGFKVNGIFERDDLTGFNWSKVPVVLVEMGFMSNYNEDEMMSNKDYQRKMMQSIADGVEEYFQTN; encoded by the coding sequence ATGAAAGTTTATAAAGTATTTCTCATTATGATCATGGTTTTAGGAATAATTTTTATAGGAAAGTCAGACCCAATGAAAAACTTATATAAAAATAGTGCATCTATAATTACAGGACTAAAAATAGATGACAAAGATAAAGACTCAACTAAAAATGCAAAGAAAAAAGAAAAAGTTGAGAAATATTTAATTTGTATAGACCCAGGTCACCAAGCTAAGGGTGATTGGAAAAGTGAACCTGTTGGTCCAGGCTCATCATACCAAAAAGCTAGGGTTTCTTCTGGTACAGTTGGGATAAGTACAAAAAAACCAGAATATATTTTGAATTTAGAGGCATCTGAAGTTTTAAAACATATATTAATAAGTAAAGGTTTTGACATTATTATGACCAGAGAAAGTCACAATGTAAATATAAGTAATCGAGAGAGAGCTACATTTGCTAACGATCATAATGCAAATATGGTGATTAGAATCCACGCTGATGGTTCTGACGATACATCAATAACAGGTGCATCTATTTTAATTCCATCACAGAAAGGCAAATATACATCATCAATCTTCGAGGCTAGCTACGAATGTGCAAATTTAATAAAAAATAAAATGGACGATGGAGGATTCAAAGTTAATGGAATCTTTGAGAGAGATGATTTAACGGGTTTCAATTGGTCCAAGGTACCAGTAGTATTAGTAGAAATGGGGTTTATGAGTAATTATAATGAAGATGAAATGATGTCTAATAAAGATTATCAAAGAAAAATGATGCAAAGTATTGCTGACGGAGTAGAAGAGTATTTTCAGACTAATTAA
- a CDS encoding SpoIVB peptidase S55 domain-containing protein produces MGNILQIDAQLKNIIVRNEVNGCSLKMGDSILKVENNDITSYEDFNYVMSSLSKTDDISVLIRRENSVFCLKCDKNALEKINFNNLISGFATLTYINPETKEFGAVAHSINIGTTKKIPIKKGCISFTDNLNIKKSYKGNVGCINATKNNLVGEFDDNTTFGIKGSVDNINLSNCKKYKVAEVDEVKLGKAQIILQNKNNTCKKYNIEIVNIEKQRKPDSKGIKIKITDPQLLNETGGIVQGMSGTPIVQGNKIVGAVSHALENNPTVGYGVYIKWMLEESN; encoded by the coding sequence ATGGGAAATATATTGCAAATTGATGCTCAATTAAAAAATATCATTGTCAGAAATGAAGTTAATGGGTGTTCTTTAAAAATGGGTGATTCTATTCTAAAGGTAGAGAATAATGATATTACTTCTTACGAAGATTTTAATTACGTTATGTCTTCCTTAAGCAAAACTGATGATATATCAGTTTTAATAAGAAGAGAAAATTCAGTTTTTTGTTTAAAATGTGATAAAAATGCCTTAGAAAAAATCAATTTTAATAACTTAATATCAGGTTTTGCTACTTTGACTTATATAAATCCTGAAACAAAGGAATTTGGTGCTGTAGCCCACTCTATTAACATTGGAACTACTAAAAAAATTCCTATTAAAAAGGGTTGTATTTCTTTTACAGATAATTTAAATATAAAAAAATCTTATAAAGGTAATGTTGGTTGTATAAATGCTACAAAAAATAATCTAGTTGGTGAATTTGACGATAATACTACTTTTGGTATTAAAGGTTCCGTTGATAATATTAATTTATCTAACTGCAAAAAATATAAAGTTGCTGAAGTAGATGAAGTTAAATTAGGTAAAGCACAAATTATCTTACAAAATAAAAATAACACTTGTAAGAAATACAATATTGAAATAGTTAATATTGAAAAGCAAAGAAAACCTGATTCTAAAGGAATTAAGATTAAAATTACTGATCCTCAGCTTTTAAATGAAACTGGTGGTATTGTACAAGGAATGAGTGGAACTCCAATAGTACAAGGTAATAAAATTGTTGGTGCTGTATCACATGCTTTAGAAAACAATCCTACTGTAGGATATGGTGTTTATATTAAATGGATGTTAGAAGAATCTAATTAA